The following are encoded together in the Thermodesulfobacteriota bacterium genome:
- the yajC gene encoding preprotein translocase subunit YajC, with product MISIAYAMGQGGEAAGQGAGGFSGFIPLILMFVIFYFLLIRPQQKKTKQHREMISALKKGDRIITSGGIHGRITGLDETTLTVEISDRVRVKVARGNVGARIETASQPPPEKKSKPDSKKSK from the coding sequence TTGATTAGCATCGCATACGCAATGGGCCAGGGAGGAGAAGCTGCCGGACAAGGAGCAGGCGGATTTTCAGGGTTTATCCCACTTATCCTGATGTTTGTTATTTTTTATTTCCTGCTTATTCGGCCTCAACAGAAAAAGACAAAACAACACCGCGAAATGATATCCGCTCTTAAAAAAGGAGACCGTATCATTACCAGCGGCGGTATTCATGGACGTATCACAGGTCTTGACGAAACAACATTAACGGTTGAAATATCCGACCGGGTTCGGGTTAAAGTCGCCAGGGGTAATGTCGGAGCAAGAATAGAAACGGCATCTCAACCCCCGCCTGAAAAAAAATCCAAACCTGATTCAAAAAAATCAAAATAA